A region from the Lolium perenne isolate Kyuss_39 chromosome 4, Kyuss_2.0, whole genome shotgun sequence genome encodes:
- the LOC127295878 gene encoding DNA topoisomerase 6 subunit A3, with translation MSERKRRAGPGAAAGGSTSKKPRGASAAASYAQSLRSKLRPDDSILASLRALASAAAKPKPAAASSAGAKALADDDPASASSSYIVVADQDINSVTSRINRLVLSVARSILSGRGFSFSVPSRTSTNQVYLPDLDRIVLLRREAARPFANVVTARKATVTARVLSLVHAVLRRGIHVTKRDLFYTDVKLFEDQSQSDAVLDDVSCMLGCTRSSLHVVASEKGVVVGRLIFHDDGDRIDCTRMGVGGKAIPPNIDRVSGIESDALFILLVEKDAAFMRLAEDRFYNRFPCIILTAKGQPDVATRLFLRRLKVELKLPVLAMVDSDPYGLKILSVYMCGSKNMSYDSANLTTPDIKWLGVRPSDLDKYRVPEQCRLPMTDHDIKVGKEMLEEDFVKQNESWVRELETMLRTRQKAEIQALSSFGFQYLTEVYLPLKLQQEDWI, from the coding sequence ATGTCGGAGAGAAAGCGCCGCGCGGGGCCAGGCGCCGCCGCGGGTGGTTCGACCTCGAAGAAACCGCGCGGCGCCTCGGCGGCTGCGTCCTACGCCCAATCCCTCCGCTCGAAGCTCCGCCCCGACGACTCCATCCTCGCCTCCCTCCGCGCCCTCGCCTCCGCGGCCGCGAAACCCAAGCCCGCGGCCGCGTCCTCCGCCGGAGCCAAAGCCCTCGCCGACGACGACccggcctccgcctcctcctcctacaTCGTGGTGGCCGACCAGGACATCAACTCCGTCACCTCCCGCATCAACCGCCTCGTCCTCTCCGTCGCGCGCAGCATCCTCTCCGGCCGCGGCTTCTCCTTCTCCGTCCCCTCCCGCACCTCCACCAACCAGGTCTACCTCCCGGACCTCGACCGCATCGTGCTCCTCCGCCGCGAGGCGGCCAGGCCCTTCGCCAACGTCGTCACCGCGCGCAAGGCCACCGTCACCGCGCGCGTCCTCTCCCTCGTCCACGCCGTCCTGCGCAGGGGGATCCACGTCACCAAGCGAGATCTCTTCTACACCGACGTCAAGCTCTTCGAGGACCAGTCCCAGTCCGACGCCGTCCTCGACGACGTCTCCTGCATGCTCGGATGCACCCGCTCCTCGCTCCACGTCGTCGCCTCCGAGAAGGGCGTCGTCGTTGGCCGCCTCATCTTCCACGACGACGGTGACCGCATCGACTGCACGCGAATGGGTGTCGGCGGTAAGGCCATCCCGCCCAACATCGACAGGGTTTCAGGCATCGAGAGCGACGCTCTGTTCATCCTGCTAGTGGAGAAAGATGCTGCGTTCATGCGCCTCGCTGAGGACCGGTTCTACAACCGTTTCCCTTGCATCATTCTTACGGCGAAGGGGCAGCCGGATGTTGCCACCAGATTGTTCCTGCGGCGGCTTAAGGTGGAGTTAAAGCTGCCGGTGCTTGCAATGGTGGACTCTGATCCTTATGGGCTGAAGATCTTATCAGTCTATATGTGCGGGTCCAAGAACATGTCGTATGACAGTGCCAATCTGACTACGCCGGATATCAAGTGGCTCGGCGTTCGGCCAAGCGACCTGGACAAGTACAGGGTGCCGGAGCAGTGCCGGCTTCCCATGACTGATCACGATATCAAGGTGGGCAAAGAGATGCTGGAGGAGGACTTTGTGAAGCAGAATGAAAGCTGGGTGAGGGAGCTGGAGACCATGTTGCGAACAAGACAGAAGGCTGAGATTCAGGCTCTTAGCTCGTTTGGGTTCCAGTACCTGACTGAGGTATATCTGCCTCTCAAGCTGCAGCAGGAGGACTGGATTTGA